CTATTACTTAGGTTTCACTTATGTATAAATAAGACATTAGAaatgtgatatttaaaaaaatcattaaaaacacaaaacatgACATGTAGATCATTTTTCTCAACAGTGTTAGTACATAACAGTAACCCTATCTtatgaagaacagaattattgtACATAATATAAAATTAGCGATTTACCTTACAAATAATGTTTTCATACTATAGTGGAAAAGGCCAGTTTTCCCATTGATAATATCAAAGTATAGGCATTAACATGCTGTTTCAGTGTTTGTCATGACAACAGACAGTGTTACAAAAAAAGCACAATATATTCTGCAGATTATATATAATAGGCAAAGCAAAAACATTTGAAGATTCCATTCGTATTTCACTTTGACTTCCTGCTCTTTCTCCCACAGCATGGCACCAGTAAACTGCAGTTATGGATGAAATAAACCAGAATAAGGAAGTGCCCAGCATTGCACTTTCTGGTCTCATTGCCAAATCCAAGGTGCCAAGTGGCCCTTTACAGATGCCATGAACACATTTTTCTACTTTAGTTCATCCTTTCACAATTGACATTGTTCATTCTTTTTACTGGGATTATATTTCATCTGATATTAATAAACACTATAATGAATATAAATTGTTTAGATGATTTCATTATTTCATCCACATACTTGAATACAAAATTCATTATCCTAGTAGAACAATAATATATCTGCATTATCTCCTGACACACGGCACAGCACCATTGAGTAGATGCACATGTGAGAAACGAAACGGGTGAACAAGATAAACAGAAGGAGGTAAGTGGCATTATTCGAAGGTACATTGGTGACATGCAAAGTGTTCCTTGCCAGCGATGTGTGACTCTCCTGCAGTTATTACATTCAGCTGAAGAAGACTGCTTTCCAGGAAGAGTTCAGGAGTTTCAGCCTTTTGTTGAAAAATCATCTGATAAAACAGCCAATATAACACATATCCTGAGGGTGAATTAGCTCATGTTAGCTTTTTGTGTGTATCAGAAGTTACACCATTCTGAGAAAAATTACTAAGAGTGtcatatttttcagtttgttgagGAACAGAAAGTGTAACTTGACTTTATAGCTTCAGCATGGAGAAACTATATTTTAGTAGCAGTTTAGCTGCCATTAGTTTACACATTGACTAAGGAGCCATCCAGTATTGTTGAGGTTCATTGTCTTAGTTGCCAGTGCATACATAGTCCCCCAAACACAATTCAACCCACCTATTGTAAAGTACATCATAAAGTCCAGCTCATTATGTGTTAGGCATCACTGGAACACCTGAAGGCTTGCTGCTTTTTTCCTGATAAAAAAGGTATGAAACATGACATCTGTTTCTTAAGTTGTCATTACTGAAATCAGAGTTCTCATCAAAATTACAGCAAGCCAGACTTTATCTTACAACAAAAGTATTGGTACTGTTCATTTTCAACAAAAGCTTTAATTAACCTGAAAGCTTCTCTTCCCAAAAACCTGCAAACATTTTATAACTCCCCCCGGTATTTGAAGCTACAAATTCAGTATaattttaaactatattttaaacaatttttatgTAAACTTTCTTCCAGAATTAAAAGCTTTAACTCTAGCAAGAGCTATTTAGAATAAATATAACAATATGCAATATTGAGGAATGTTATTTTCCAAGTATAGGCGGGTGTGTACAtattacacacacatgcacttttTTAAACCAAACACACCCAGTTGAAAATGGAACTGCTTAGATGCAGGTCTCAGTTTGAGTCAGAAAAAGGTATTTATAGTTAACCAACATAGCTTTTCAACTTGCATGCATAGATTAATTCCTACGAAATGCTTTCTATCTGGGGTCTAGCAATTTGGTAAACTGCATCCTGTTTGAAACAGCTATTCAGTTTGCTATTATGAATCATGAAAATGTTATCCTTTGGTAGATATATAAGCTTTCATAACTTAAATACAGTATAAACATTAAACAATGGGATAACTGTATTCCTGGAACATCTggaaaaacaaaatctgaaaggCTGGCAACAGTGTAAAAAAGTTTAATCTATAAACATATTAAATTAGTACTTTAAAACTTATGAACTGCTGCCATTAAAGCACATACTGTGAAGGCAAAAAACAGTTTATGTAGCTATTTACAGATTTAAGAACGTACTGCTTAATATTACTGTCTATTCAGTTTGTTACTAGAATTAACAGTACTTATTTTGTACTTATTTATAAAATATcagatttttaattatttgcaGTTTGATATATGCActcagacattttttaaattatacagcAGGATCCTGTAAGTAGCATAACTACAAGATCTGCCATCAACTAAAGGCAAATTAGCTCATGTTTGTAAGGCGCTTTTGAAGATGTAAAGCGCTGCATAACTGTTTATTATCATCAttacacattttcaaaaaatatttttggaacaTCAGTGAGACCTGCCAATGCTACAATAGAGCAAATAAAAACTGCCTGAAattagcacttttaaaaaaaaatagtttttaaagtttcaaaatatttatgAACAATTGAGGTCTGTATCAGGTCTAGCAAAAGTGGAAAATTTAGTTTGCTCTCTATTCACAAAACCCACAGGCATATCAAAACTGTAACAGATTCTCACTTGTAAAATAGTCCagaattgtttgttttgtttcatcaGTTATAAATTCTTCTGGACAAGATCTTTATTATGGCCTAGGCTCACTTCATAGCCAACAGCCAGATAATGTTTTCCTGCTTATCTCAATTTCTTGGTGCACAATCACACAATTAAATTTTTCAGACAATAATTGTGAAGCTCAGGATATGAATATTACTTTTAAGGAAACACACAAGGGCATAATTTAAGAGTTTACTTATAAAcctatgtaaaaaacaaaaaagcaatacCTATGCCCTTTCATGTTACATTAAAAATAGTGGATTGCACGTTGGACATATGAACAAAAAAATAAGATTTGGAAAGCCAAAGTTATAGAAATATTACATAAAAATGTGAGAAACATGCCAAGACTTAGTTTAAAAAGGATTAATTAGGAAATGCTATCTAATTCCTTTCTTTCACTCATTGGGTTGTTTGACTTTGCTACTAGTTTCACCAGCAGCATGTACTCCTCTGTTATGCACCATAGGATAGGGAAAAGCTGCACTGCCACAAGTATAACTTAGATTTGCAAGCCGTGATAGAGCTTTAATGCTACCTGGAGGTCTGCCTGGGCTGACTTTGTATCCTGCAGCTTTAGTTGTACCCAAGGGTCTGCCTGGACTTGTTTTAAATCCAGCTGCTTTGGTGGTCCCAAGAGGTCGACCTGTGCTGGTTCGGTACCCGGCTGATTTTGTGGTCCCCGATGGCCTTCCACGTTTACCAGATCGGTtgaggtttttctttttctttagttcATCTTTTGTCTCTATATTCCTGCCACTTGTGGCCTGCAAGTGTGTTTCATTTAACGTGTCTTGTCTCTGGCATGCAATTGGTTTGTGGCTGACTGTGTGGCTGTATTTGCTTTGCTGTGTAGAATATAAGTCAAACTGATCAGTGGATCTCACACTGTCTTCGTTAAGGCAAGAACTCTTGCCAGTCCCACAGAAAGCTGTATTACTGCTGGCAACAGGATGCATCATTTTTCTACCAAAAATAAAAGAcaaatatgtataaatatataacATGACATCATTTAACCAAAAACATTCTCTTTTCCAACAGCTATGAAGGTTCCCTAAAATTAGCCTGAACTGGCTTGAATGCAAACCACTTAAGGAAACAAGATGTCTATCAACAGATTCAAAAAATCAAAGGTagcatgacatttaaaaaaatatcattcAAACACACAAAATGATGTAAGAAGTGCATCAATAATAAAATTTAAGTGATCTGGGCTTGAAATATCCTCTCACCCACAGTGCTTTGGAAGCTTTCC
The DNA window shown above is from Gopherus flavomarginatus isolate rGopFla2 chromosome 7, rGopFla2.mat.asm, whole genome shotgun sequence and carries:
- the C7H5orf24 gene encoding UPF0461 protein C5orf24 homolog isoform X3; protein product: MTQLCKCQVSLPYVHMDSSKLYLHVTWKTPPFCENSETLSDLRFAPHVSILISSIIDRRICRTLNHALSVMRSLRQFCNVNYIEESKERKMMHPVASSNTAFCGTGKSSCLNEDSVRSTDQFDLYSTQQSKYSHTVSHKPIACQRQDTLNETHLQATSGRNIETKDELKKKKNLNRSGKRGRPSGTTKSAGYRTSTGRPLGTTKAAGFKTSPGRPLGTTKAAGYKVSPGRPPGKKQQAFRCSSDA
- the C7H5orf24 gene encoding UPF0461 protein C5orf24 homolog isoform X4, translated to MRSLRQFCNVNYIEESKERKMMHPVASSNTAFCGTGKSSCLNEDSVRSTDQFDLYSTQQSKYSHTVSHKPIACQRQDTLNETHLQATSGRNIETKDELKKKKNLNRSGKRGRPSGTTKSAGYRTSTGRPLGTTKAAGFKTSPGRPLGTTKAAGYKVSPGRPPGSIKALSRLANLSYTCGSAAFPYPMVHNRGVHAAGETSSKVKQPNE
- the C7H5orf24 gene encoding UPF0461 protein C5orf24 homolog isoform X1, which gives rise to MTQLCKCQVSLPYVHMDSSKLYLHVTWKTPPFCENSETLSDLRFAPHVSILISSIIDRRICRTLNHALSVMRSLRQFCNVNYIEESKERKMMHPVASSNTAFCGTGKSSCLNEDSVRSTDQFDLYSTQQSKYSHTVSHKPIACQRQDTLNETHLQATSGRNIETKDELKKKKNLNRSGKRGRPSGTTKSAGYRTSTGRPLGTTKAAGFKTSPGRPLGTTKAAGYKVSPGRPPGSIKALSRLANLSYTCGSAAFPYPMVHNRGVHAAGETSSKVKQPNE
- the C7H5orf24 gene encoding UPF0461 protein C5orf24 homolog isoform X2; this encodes MTQLCKCQVSLPYVHMDSSKLYLHVTWKTPPFCENSETLSDLRFAPHVSILISSIIDRKMMHPVASSNTAFCGTGKSSCLNEDSVRSTDQFDLYSTQQSKYSHTVSHKPIACQRQDTLNETHLQATSGRNIETKDELKKKKNLNRSGKRGRPSGTTKSAGYRTSTGRPLGTTKAAGFKTSPGRPLGTTKAAGYKVSPGRPPGSIKALSRLANLSYTCGSAAFPYPMVHNRGVHAAGETSSKVKQPNE
- the C7H5orf24 gene encoding UPF0461 protein C5orf24 homolog isoform X5 is translated as MMHPVASSNTAFCGTGKSSCLNEDSVRSTDQFDLYSTQQSKYSHTVSHKPIACQRQDTLNETHLQATSGRNIETKDELKKKKNLNRSGKRGRPSGTTKSAGYRTSTGRPLGTTKAAGFKTSPGRPLGTTKAAGYKVSPGRPPGSIKALSRLANLSYTCGSAAFPYPMVHNRGVHAAGETSSKVKQPNE